From the genome of Euwallacea similis isolate ESF13 chromosome 24, ESF131.1, whole genome shotgun sequence, one region includes:
- the LOC136416769 gene encoding fibronectin type 3 and ankyrin repeat domains 1 protein-like, translating into MQLPKTIKRNLNDLTLSWKETYAYINSANQRYRLEISDETKEWRAIYCGSKTEYKIDRLAPCTCYEFRLKLDNGVWLNFKAATEDIGPYTSVMHLTRAVKLGKTSVIRKITNLRPDLLNAENKEHKTPIFQAIEAKDLQVLHLLITLGANVNKPLLYSLRTPLMFAIYKGELQAALFLLEKGARTSDTDINGLNIVHYAVDSNDLMNLEFALEYHLDINIQDFNGWTPLVRAVILNCSEEIIKYLLTHGADTHIKDKMGFDYWKHVDINKGFWK; encoded by the exons ATGCAGttaccaaaaacaataaaaagaaacttgAATGATTTGACATTATCTTGGAAGGAAACATATGCATATATTAACAGTGCTAATCAACGATATCgtttggaaatttctgatgAAACCAAAGAGTGGAGAGCAATTTATTG TGGTTCGAAAACCGAGTATAAAATTGACAGACTGGCCCCATGCACTTGCTATGAATTTCGTCTAAAACTTGATAACGGAGTTTGGCTAAACTTTAAAGCGGCAACCGAAGATATCGGACCTTACACATCGGTTATGCATTTGACTAGAGCTGTAAAATTGGGGAAAACCTCtgttataagaaaaataactaATCTAAG GCCAGATCTCCTCAATGCTGAAAACAAAGAGCATAAAACTCCAATTTTTCAAGCAATCGAAGCAAAAGACTTGCAAGTATTGCATTTGTTGATAACCCTCGGTGCAAATGTGAATAAACCTCTCTTGTATTCACTGAGAACTCCTTTAATGTTTGCAATATATAAAGGAGAGCTTCAAGCAGCTTTATTTTTACTAGAAAAAG GGGCCAGAACATCTGACACGGACATTAATGGGCTCAATATCGTCCATTACGCAGTGGATTCGAATGATTTAATGAATCTTGAGTTTGCACTGGAATATCATTTAGATATCAATATTCAGGACTTCAATGGATGGACTCCTTTAGTGAGAGCAG tTATTCTCAATTGTAGTGAAGAAATTATAAAGTACCTTCTGACCCATGGAGCAGACACACACATTAAAGATAAAATGGGATTTGACTATTGGAAACATGTGGATATAAATAAAGGTTTTTGGAAATGA
- the LOC136416770 gene encoding lys-63-specific deubiquitinase BRCC36-like isoform X2: MYPTCTKTENQEIIGLLIGEIDEEECVSHISACMILHRSDKQPDRVEISPEQLCGASVYAEQLATDLKRPMRVIGWYHSHPHITVWPSHVDIGTQATYQMLDPLFVGLIFSVYQSDPRLKNNQVQLTCFQSLTQGGSKLERREVPLFIEKSPFQLHNLEGIANLSKVLIQEEVECHSIKDNETNDPIARLHNEAFKTLALVHIVSKVSRPMCDDLVERLNATKLRIKELESIKAELLMKRNK; encoded by the exons ATGTATCCAACATGCACCAAAACCGAGAACCAAGAAATCATAGGATTGCTCATTGGAGAG atTGATGAAGAGGAATGTGTTTCCCATATTTCTGCTTGCATGATTCTACATAGGAGTGACAAACAACCTGATCGAGTTGAAATTTCCCCTGAACAGCTCTGTGGAGCTTCTGTCTATGCAGAGCAACTTGCCACAGATTTGAAGAGGCCCATGAGAGTTATAGGATGGTATCATTCTCATCCCCATATTACAGTGTGGCCTAGCCATGTGG ACATTGGAACGCAAGCCACCTATCAAATGTTAGATCCCCTATTCGTGGGTCTAATCTTTTCAGTATACCAAAGTGATCCAAGACTTAAGAACAACCAAGTTCAGCTAACTTGCTTCCAATCTTTGACCCAAGGAGGTTCCAAACTAGAAAGACGAGAAGTGCCATTGTTCATCGAAAAATCTCCCTTCCAACTGCACAATCTTGAAG gcATTGCCAACTTGTCGAAAGTGCTTATACAAGAAGAAGTAGAGTGTCACAGCATTAAAGATAACGAAACCAACGACCCTATCGCGAGGCTGCATAATGAAGCATTTAAAACTCTGGCTCTAGTCCACATTGTTTCAAAGGTGTCCAGGCCAATGTGTGATGACTTAGTTGAGAGGCTCAATGCTACTAAGTTGAGAATTAAGGAATTGGAGAGTATAAAAGCAGAGTTATTGATGAAAAGGAATAAGTAG
- the LOC136416770 gene encoding lys-63-specific deubiquitinase BRCC36-like isoform X1 encodes MVPEKYLKRVNLSSDVYAICIQHALTTEKQEIMGLLIGEIDEEECVSHISACMILHRSDKQPDRVEISPEQLCGASVYAEQLATDLKRPMRVIGWYHSHPHITVWPSHVDIGTQATYQMLDPLFVGLIFSVYQSDPRLKNNQVQLTCFQSLTQGGSKLERREVPLFIEKSPFQLHNLEGIANLSKVLIQEEVECHSIKDNETNDPIARLHNEAFKTLALVHIVSKVSRPMCDDLVERLNATKLRIKELESIKAELLMKRNK; translated from the exons ATGGTGCCTGAAAAGTACTTAAAGAGAGTTAATCTATCATCAGATGTTTATGCAATATGTATCCAACATGCACTAACAACCGAGAAACAAGAAATAATGGGATTGCTAATTGGAGAG atTGATGAAGAGGAATGTGTTTCCCATATTTCTGCTTGCATGATTCTACATAGGAGTGACAAACAACCTGATCGAGTTGAAATTTCCCCTGAACAGCTCTGTGGAGCTTCTGTCTATGCAGAGCAACTTGCCACAGATTTGAAGAGGCCCATGAGAGTTATAGGATGGTATCATTCTCATCCCCATATTACAGTGTGGCCTAGCCATGTGG ACATTGGAACGCAAGCCACCTATCAAATGTTAGATCCCCTATTCGTGGGTCTAATCTTTTCAGTATACCAAAGTGATCCAAGACTTAAGAACAACCAAGTTCAGCTAACTTGCTTCCAATCTTTGACCCAAGGAGGTTCCAAACTAGAAAGACGAGAAGTGCCATTGTTCATCGAAAAATCTCCCTTCCAACTGCACAATCTTGAAG gcATTGCCAACTTGTCGAAAGTGCTTATACAAGAAGAAGTAGAGTGTCACAGCATTAAAGATAACGAAACCAACGACCCTATCGCGAGGCTGCATAATGAAGCATTTAAAACTCTGGCTCTAGTCCACATTGTTTCAAAGGTGTCCAGGCCAATGTGTGATGACTTAGTTGAGAGGCTCAATGCTACTAAGTTGAGAATTAAGGAATTGGAGAGTATAAAAGCAGAGTTATTGATGAAAAGGAATAAGTAG
- the LOC136416680 gene encoding uncharacterized protein encodes MVHLEACWAPCIWIDNLKTGCKAISLYTVALSIVLITFVIFNMTGGDSTQLYNPLFEADIRYSMQVVGGFMLFYFFSLIVSAILLIYGLHIMIRGLMLPWMILFGIGILFQLVFGLWLLGGYYIYIECVLYTLIIWCWMSYNIYCWLIVKSQYTIFEELQSPNIELLWP; translated from the exons ATGGTACATTTAGAAGCGTGCTGGGCCCCTTGCATATGGATTGATAACTTAAAAACTGGGTGCAAAGCTATAAGCTTGTATACAGTAGCTCTGAGTATCGTGTTAATCACTTTTGTGATATTTAACATGACTGGGGGTGATTCCACACAGTTGTATAATCCATTGTTTGAGGCAGATATAAGATACT cAATGCAAGTTGTGGGAGGTTTTATGttgttctattttttctcCCTTATTGTTTCTGCGATTCTACTTATATATGGACTACACATCATGATCAGAGGTCTCATGTTGCCTTGGATGATACTATTTGGAATAGGCATTTTGTTCCAATTAGTTTTTGGATTATGGCTTCTTGGAGGGTATTACATTTAT ATTGAATGTGTTTTATACACTCTGATAATATGGTGCTGGATGTCATATAAT atttattgcTGGCTTATAGTTAAGTCGCAATACACAATCTTTGAAGAACTTCAATCACCCAATATTGAACTCTTATGGCCTTAG